CCACATGGTCCTGCGTACAGACAATAATATTTTATTAGTAGTATCATCAGCAGTCGACTTCTTTTACAATGGCAattcattttttttatacaaCGTTTACCAACTTTTGACAGTAGTGCAGGGCTGAGTAGTGACTGCTTACCATTCATCTTAGGCATTTGAAGTCTATTTTAATGTGGCCACAAATTCTAAGGCTAAAATGAAACAAACCCATTTTCCATTAACTATATATCTGAACACCACTGGTGTAGATAATTCTAAAACAAGGCAGATTTTGATCACAACAGTCATTCCTAGGTCAGCCCAATAAGTGCCCTGTGTGCATGGCTGGCTGTGTAATTTCGCATTCATGTGCTATCAGAATGATCAGAAACGCTAAAATATCTAACTAGGTACTTGTATTTACAGAGTTTCCGATCATTTCGATAGCATGTGAAGACCTGATGAACGTTGATCTTGGGGACCGAGGAGCATCACTCACTCACTTCCAGGGGTGGAGATCAGAGGGGTGTGACACTGGACAACACACCCATCATGACAGTGTCATTTCTCAAAGAGGGAGCCGAGGGCGGTCTTGGCTCTTCTTGCCTTCTCAATGCTCTCGAAGTTGGGCACACCGTGTGGAAGGTCCAATCGTTCGTGTTCTGAGACCATGATGCTCTCCGCCTCTCCTGGGGACCCACACAGGCAGGAAGTGACATCAAGCAAGCAAAGAATACTTTATTGTTCCTTTTCTTTTCAGATCACAGAAATGAGGTTATTGCTTTCATCCAAGATACTGATATCAAACTGTGGTGGTCTGCTGTGGGTATTGTTGAAATCACATCTACCCTATACTGTAGTAACTGACTACAGCAACAATTTTGTTTTCCCACATTTAATGTATCTTTCAATTTATCTGAGGGTGGATATGCCTTGGAAGGTTTCTGGTTGGCTGAAAGAAAATCAAAACCAAGTATTTTTGTGAAGCTTTCTGAAGTGACTTTAAAAGCAGCCCAGGGTATCCACATGGCTTTCTCCATACCTAATGAGCATGGAACCCAATAACCAATGTCCCAGAATGTTTGAAGTTTGACAGAGAGAAGTCACACAAATCAAAGCAAGATCTGTCTTTTTCTTCTTAAGGtgatttttttatcctgaaattaGGGGATTGACAACCCTGTCTCGGTGAAATCACTAACAGATGTGATTGTGAGAAGTACTTACCCCTCATTCGGTAGATTAGCGTTCCATACGCCATGTCCATCTGATAGGCCAGGACAAAACTGAGAGGCACGACAGGGGCAAAGAGAACAGGCTTCTTCTTCTTAATGGCACTGCAAGAGTGGGAGATAGTGGAACATTAGACTGTCACAGAGATAAACTAACAATTAAAAGGGAACTGCACCCGCTGGGCTGTTTTTTGGCTTGCTCCTCAAGAAATGCTGGCAGGCCATGACAGAAGCCAAACGTGAGTTGGCTtaggggtgtggtttgatgtgggtgtgtcCTTTCCACCACTAAGACACCCATCTGTCAGAACCTTGCCCACAGCTGTTTCCCCCCACTCAATCAAAACAAATATACCTCCTGCGGgttgagttcaataactacaggcTAGATGCATGGTGAGATGCCGGAGAAAACTTTGAATTggtcagtagcctacagagtaataCGAGAAGAATGCAATTGCTGAACTTACCTAGATATTCTAAACTGTGTTTTTTTGATAACTTTCAAAATGTAACAGGTTCATGTGGAATAAGCAACCTTTTATATCACACCATAGAAGCAGTGTCAtgctaatataacaatgtgcacctTTCATTGTCATTCCCAGCCGATACAGTGCTTATTGTCattttgtctggtggtaatggggctacctTGGCCAACATGTCAGTGGTCATACCTTCCTGGGTGGTGTCCCATATACAACAGGAGTTCCATGATCCTggtgcagaatacacagggtttctccctccccattttGACTGATACCATTCAATTCAATAATAAAAGAAGACGATACAAGTAAAAGTTGTGTCTAGTAAAATGTTTATGccgagtgccaggtctctctccattcagagacatcagtatcaagtcAGTCTGGACTTCATCACATCGTGCAAGTCTCCATGTGCTGGCTCCATACATGTTTCTGGGAACACAGTCACTGTTCTTATTACCAATGGCAGTTTGGGAGCGGTCGAAATTTACCCAATTGTT
The DNA window shown above is from Oncorhynchus tshawytscha isolate Ot180627B linkage group LG20, Otsh_v2.0, whole genome shotgun sequence and carries:
- the plgrkt gene encoding plasminogen receptor (KT), encoding MGFMLSKSMDQNFKKQQEFMLHNARLQMERQILMQNQMRERQMAMQIAWSREFLKYYGTFFSLAALGLTIGAIKKKKPVLFAPVVPLSFVLAYQMDMAYGTLIYRMRGEAESIMVSEHERLDLPHGVPNFESIEKARRAKTALGSLFEK